In the genome of Macellibacteroides fermentans, one region contains:
- the pckA gene encoding phosphoenolpyruvate carboxykinase (ATP), whose product MANLDLSKYGIVGTTEIVHNPSYEQLFAEETKPGLEGFEVGQVTEMGAVNVMTGVYTGRSPKDKFFVMDETTKDTIWWTSDEYKNDNKPLSVETWGKLKAIVQNELSNKRLFVVDTFCGANESSRIKVRFIMEVAWQAHFVKNMFIRPTEEELANYGEPDFVVMNGSKCNAGDNYAELGLNSKTFVVFNLTEKIQLIGGSWYGGEMKKGMFSYMNYLLPLQGMASMHCSANTNEKDETAIFFGLSGTGKTTLSTDPKRQLIGDDEHGWDDEGVFNFEGGCYAKVINLSQEHEPDIWNAIKRDALLENVTVAADGKINFDDKSVTENTRVSYPIYHIENIVKPVSKAGPAKKVIFLSADAFGVLPPVSILTPEQTQYYFLSGFTAKLAGTERGITEPTPTFSACFGAAFLSLHPTKYGEELVKKMQKSGATAYLVNTGWNGSGKRISIKDTRGIIDAILDGSIDKAETKTIPYFSFEVPTALPGVDPKILDPRDTYADASAWDTKAQDLAARFIKNFAKFTGNEAGKALVAAGPKL is encoded by the coding sequence ATGGCTAATTTAGATTTAAGCAAGTACGGCATTGTTGGTACTACCGAAATAGTACACAATCCGTCTTACGAACAACTGTTCGCAGAAGAAACAAAGCCAGGTCTAGAAGGTTTTGAAGTAGGTCAGGTTACAGAAATGGGTGCCGTAAATGTAATGACCGGAGTTTACACAGGTCGTTCACCTAAGGACAAATTTTTTGTAATGGACGAAACTACCAAAGATACTATCTGGTGGACTTCCGACGAATACAAAAACGACAACAAACCACTTTCTGTTGAAACTTGGGGAAAACTTAAAGCAATCGTTCAGAACGAGCTTTCAAACAAGCGTTTATTTGTTGTTGATACTTTTTGCGGTGCAAACGAAAGCTCACGCATTAAAGTTCGTTTCATTATGGAAGTTGCCTGGCAGGCTCACTTCGTTAAAAATATGTTCATCCGTCCTACAGAAGAAGAACTGGCTAACTATGGCGAACCTGACTTCGTAGTAATGAACGGTTCAAAATGTAATGCCGGCGACAACTATGCAGAGCTGGGCTTGAACTCAAAAACATTCGTTGTGTTCAACCTTACTGAAAAAATTCAGTTAATCGGTGGCTCATGGTATGGTGGTGAAATGAAGAAAGGGATGTTCTCATATATGAACTACCTGTTGCCTTTACAGGGAATGGCTTCAATGCACTGTTCTGCCAACACAAACGAAAAAGACGAAACAGCTATCTTCTTCGGTCTTTCAGGAACAGGTAAGACAACTTTGTCTACAGACCCGAAACGTCAGCTTATTGGTGACGACGAACACGGATGGGACGACGAAGGTGTATTCAATTTTGAAGGCGGTTGCTATGCAAAGGTTATCAACCTTAGCCAGGAACATGAACCAGATATCTGGAATGCAATCAAACGCGATGCTCTGCTTGAAAACGTAACTGTAGCAGCCGATGGCAAAATCAATTTCGATGATAAATCTGTAACTGAAAACACACGTGTTTCTTACCCGATCTATCATATCGAGAATATTGTAAAACCAGTATCAAAGGCTGGTCCCGCAAAGAAGGTTATCTTCTTGTCGGCTGATGCTTTTGGTGTATTGCCTCCGGTATCTATTCTTACTCCGGAACAAACACAGTATTATTTCCTTTCTGGATTTACAGCTAAATTGGCTGGAACAGAACGAGGTATTACTGAACCAACTCCTACTTTCTCAGCTTGTTTCGGTGCTGCATTCTTGTCATTGCACCCAACAAAGTATGGTGAAGAATTGGTAAAGAAAATGCAAAAATCTGGAGCTACAGCCTATTTGGTAAATACCGGATGGAATGGTAGCGGCAAACGTATCTCTATTAAAGATACACGTGGTATTATCGATGCTATCTTAGATGGTTCTATCGATAAGGCAGAAACTAAAACAATTCCTTACTTCTCATTTGAAGTTCCCACAGCTCTTCCAGGTGTAGATCCTAAGATTCTTGACCCACGCGATACTTATGCAGATGCTTCTGCCTGGGATACAAAGGCTCAGGATCTGGCTGCCCGTTTCATTAAAAACTTTGCGAAGTTTACAGGAAACGAAGCTGGAAAAGCATTAGTGGCTGCAGGTCCTAAATTGTAA
- a CDS encoding 2-oxoacid:ferredoxin oxidoreductase subunit beta has product MSIEVKYAKYVAKDYKSDQYVRWCPGCGDHAVLNCLHKAMAELSIPPHKTAVISGIGCSSRLPYYMNTYGFHTIHGRGAAIATGVKTANPDLSVWLITGDGDCLAIGGNHFIHVVRRNVDMNIVLFNNKIYGLTKGQYSPTSDRGFVSKSSPLGTIEEPFVPAELTLGARGTFFARSIDVDLKNSTDILAASAKHKGTSVVEVLVNCVIFNDGTHKDIADKEYRAERTIFLRHGEKMLFGKDNDKGLVLDGLKLKAVTIGQDGYTLDDILVHDATTHDNTMHLLLSMMGGEMPVALGVIRAVEAPVYGEELYKQMEAVQTKKPNLKLNDILMSGEVWQVKE; this is encoded by the coding sequence ATGAGTATAGAAGTAAAATATGCTAAATACGTAGCAAAAGACTATAAGAGCGACCAGTACGTACGTTGGTGTCCGGGTTGTGGAGACCATGCTGTGCTAAACTGTCTTCATAAAGCGATGGCCGAATTATCGATTCCTCCGCATAAAACAGCTGTGATTTCGGGTATTGGTTGTTCATCGCGTTTACCTTATTACATGAACACCTATGGATTCCATACCATTCACGGTCGTGGTGCTGCGATTGCTACAGGTGTTAAGACAGCCAATCCAGACCTTTCCGTTTGGTTGATAACCGGAGATGGCGACTGCCTGGCAATCGGTGGGAATCATTTTATCCATGTGGTGCGTAGAAATGTTGATATGAACATTGTATTATTCAACAACAAGATTTACGGTCTTACCAAAGGGCAGTATTCTCCTACATCCGACAGAGGATTCGTATCCAAGAGTTCTCCACTTGGTACTATAGAAGAACCTTTTGTACCTGCAGAACTGACCCTTGGGGCACGTGGAACTTTCTTTGCCCGGAGCATTGATGTGGATTTAAAAAACTCGACTGATATATTGGCCGCATCTGCTAAACACAAAGGAACCTCCGTCGTAGAAGTTTTAGTGAACTGCGTTATTTTTAATGATGGTACTCACAAAGACATAGCGGATAAGGAATACAGAGCCGAACGTACCATTTTCCTGCGTCATGGTGAAAAAATGCTGTTCGGGAAAGATAACGATAAAGGATTGGTCCTTGACGGATTAAAGCTTAAGGCTGTTACAATCGGCCAGGATGGCTACACTCTTGATGACATTCTGGTTCACGATGCTACAACTCATGATAATACCATGCACCTTCTTCTTTCAATGATGGGTGGTGAAATGCCGGTAGCTTTAGGAGTGATACGCGCCGTAGAAGCTCCCGTTTATGGTGAAGAATTGTATAAACAAATGGAGGCTGTTCAAACTAAAAAGCCCAATCTTAAACTTAACGATATATTAATGAGTGGAGAAGTTTGGCAGGTCAAAGAATAA
- a CDS encoding 2-oxoacid:acceptor oxidoreductase subunit alpha, with amino-acid sequence MAEQTKVTTLEKVVVRFSGDSGDGMQLTGTIFSNLSAILGNDISTFPDFPAEIRAPQGTLSGVSGFQVHLGSRKIYTPGDKADVLVAMNPAALKVNVKQIKPNAIVIIDTDSFLKNDLTKAQFVTEDPFAELGLNSVQVVAVPISSMVKDGLVEFELDNKSALRCKNMFALGLVCWLFERPLEEAMHMLQNKFAKKPTIVKANIKALTDGYNYGHNTHATVSTYRIESTTVEPAYYTDVNGNKATSYGLIAAAEKAGLRLFLGSYPITPATDILHELAKRKDLGVITVQAEDEIAGICTAIGASFAGCLAATSTSGPGLALKGEAIGLAVISEIPLVVIDVQRGGPSTGMPTKSEQTDLMQALYGRNGESPAVVLAASTPTDCFDAAFWAGKLAVEHMTPVILLTDSFIANGSSAWKIPDLDTYPSITPNYVTNYKEEAPWKPYRRDKDSLVRYWAIPGMNEFMHRIGGLEKDYETSAISTDPANHQKMVNVRQAKIDKIADYIPEQEVCGDKDADLLVIGWGGTYGHLYEAMEDMQAEGKKVAMAHFKFIQPLPRNTAELISRYKKVVVVEQNNGQFANYLRGKIPGFNPFQFNRVKGQPFVVARLVEELTKILEA; translated from the coding sequence ATGGCAGAACAAACGAAAGTTACGACGTTGGAAAAGGTTGTTGTTCGTTTCTCGGGAGACTCGGGAGACGGTATGCAATTAACCGGAACAATCTTTTCAAATCTGTCTGCAATTTTGGGAAATGATATTTCAACATTCCCCGACTTTCCGGCAGAAATACGTGCTCCGCAAGGAACGCTTAGTGGTGTATCAGGGTTTCAGGTTCACCTGGGATCAAGAAAAATTTATACACCTGGAGATAAAGCGGATGTATTGGTTGCTATGAATCCAGCCGCTTTGAAGGTTAATGTAAAGCAAATTAAACCAAATGCAATTGTAATTATTGACACTGATTCATTTTTAAAGAATGATCTTACCAAAGCCCAGTTTGTAACGGAAGACCCGTTTGCAGAATTAGGATTGAACAGTGTACAAGTTGTTGCTGTTCCAATTTCATCCATGGTTAAAGATGGCTTGGTTGAATTTGAATTGGATAATAAATCGGCTTTACGCTGTAAAAATATGTTTGCCCTTGGATTGGTTTGTTGGCTGTTTGAGCGCCCACTCGAAGAGGCGATGCATATGTTGCAAAATAAGTTTGCTAAAAAACCAACCATTGTAAAGGCAAATATCAAAGCCCTTACTGATGGCTACAACTACGGTCATAATACACACGCAACTGTTTCTACATACCGTATTGAAAGTACGACTGTTGAACCAGCTTACTATACAGACGTAAATGGAAACAAGGCAACTTCCTATGGTTTGATTGCCGCTGCAGAAAAAGCAGGATTAAGACTTTTCCTAGGCAGTTATCCCATTACTCCGGCAACCGATATCTTACACGAATTGGCTAAACGCAAGGATCTTGGCGTTATCACCGTTCAGGCTGAAGATGAAATTGCAGGTATCTGTACAGCAATCGGTGCAAGCTTTGCAGGTTGCCTGGCAGCCACTTCTACTTCAGGTCCAGGTCTTGCCCTTAAGGGTGAAGCCATCGGATTAGCTGTTATATCTGAAATTCCGCTGGTTGTTATCGATGTACAACGAGGAGGCCCGTCAACCGGGATGCCGACTAAAAGCGAACAAACAGACCTTATGCAGGCTCTATATGGACGTAACGGCGAAAGTCCGGCAGTAGTACTTGCAGCCTCTACTCCAACCGATTGCTTTGATGCTGCATTCTGGGCAGGAAAACTTGCCGTAGAGCATATGACACCTGTTATTTTGCTTACCGATTCGTTTATTGCCAATGGATCATCTGCCTGGAAAATTCCAGATTTGGATACCTATCCGTCAATCACTCCGAATTATGTGACCAACTACAAAGAAGAAGCTCCATGGAAACCTTATCGTCGAGATAAAGATTCATTAGTTCGTTATTGGGCTATCCCTGGTATGAATGAGTTCATGCACCGTATCGGTGGCCTGGAAAAAGATTACGAAACAAGTGCTATATCCACCGATCCTGCCAATCACCAGAAAATGGTAAATGTTCGTCAGGCTAAGATTGATAAAATAGCCGATTACATACCCGAGCAGGAAGTATGCGGAGACAAAGATGCCGATCTGCTTGTTATTGGTTGGGGTGGTACCTATGGTCACCTGTATGAAGCCATGGAAGATATGCAGGCTGAAGGTAAAAAGGTTGCCATGGCTCACTTTAAATTTATCCAACCTCTTCCCAGAAATACAGCTGAGCTGATAAGCCGTTACAAGAAAGTGGTGGTGGTTGAACAGAACAACGGTCAGTTTGCCAATTACTTACGGGGAAAAATTCCGGGATTCAATCCTTTCCAGTTTAACCGTGTTAAAGGACAACCCTTTGTTGTTGCTAGATTAGTTGAGGAATTAACGAAAATTTTGGAGGCATAA
- a CDS encoding alanine dehydrogenase: MDLTGGRCSQGKYIPQELLKEISKMGNRLLIGIPRERNEEERRLPLTPEAVDMLTDCGHRVVVETNAGLGINYSDNHFSEAGAEIVATPQEVYQADLILKILPPLPGEVALMKPRSTLFSMVQLNSFAPEAFELMMGKRINAIGYELLADDQNKLPVLNIISEIEGKASISIAAEMLSNARGGKGLLFGGISGVPPTEVVIVGAGIAGTAAARAALGMGAMVKVFDEDINKLRTIQQVLGQSLFTSNFQPNVLHNAFRSADVVIGAMRYINSRKRYVIAEEMISSMKKGALIIDLRVNQGGCFETTCGLTSSDPSVFQQYGIFHYCKSNVSNYVARTTAMGFSNIFVPMLFSIGDMGSVQALIKADMGFRAGIYMYGGKPVNRYVANHFNLSSADISIYLSAF, from the coding sequence ATGGATCTGACAGGAGGTAGATGTAGTCAGGGGAAGTATATTCCTCAGGAACTATTAAAGGAGATAAGCAAGATGGGCAATCGGTTGCTTATAGGCATTCCTCGTGAACGAAACGAAGAAGAAAGGCGACTGCCACTTACACCCGAAGCTGTTGATATGCTTACGGATTGTGGCCATCGTGTAGTTGTTGAAACAAATGCGGGTCTTGGCATAAACTATTCCGACAATCATTTCTCTGAAGCAGGTGCCGAAATAGTTGCAACCCCTCAGGAGGTTTATCAGGCCGATTTAATTTTGAAAATTCTTCCTCCGTTACCAGGCGAAGTTGCTTTAATGAAACCAAGATCTACGTTGTTCTCCATGGTACAGTTAAATTCGTTTGCTCCCGAAGCATTCGAACTAATGATGGGCAAACGGATCAATGCAATAGGTTATGAGCTGTTGGCCGACGACCAGAACAAATTGCCGGTACTCAATATCATTTCCGAGATTGAAGGTAAAGCTTCAATCTCCATTGCAGCCGAAATGTTAAGTAACGCCCGTGGAGGTAAAGGATTGCTGTTTGGTGGAATTTCGGGAGTACCACCCACTGAAGTTGTTATTGTGGGAGCCGGAATAGCAGGAACTGCTGCCGCCCGTGCAGCTTTAGGAATGGGAGCCATGGTAAAGGTGTTTGATGAAGATATCAACAAGTTACGAACCATACAGCAAGTATTGGGTCAGTCGTTGTTTACATCTAATTTTCAACCCAACGTGCTACATAATGCATTCCGATCGGCTGATGTTGTTATCGGCGCTATGCGTTATATAAATTCACGTAAAAGATATGTAATTGCCGAAGAGATGATCAGCTCGATGAAAAAAGGAGCATTGATTATCGATCTTCGTGTTAACCAAGGAGGGTGTTTTGAAACAACTTGTGGATTAACCTCTTCTGATCCTTCTGTTTTTCAGCAATATGGAATTTTTCATTATTGTAAATCGAATGTCAGCAATTATGTAGCCCGAACAACCGCTATGGGATTCAGTAACATTTTTGTTCCCATGCTATTCTCCATAGGAGACATGGGGTCTGTCCAGGCACTTATAAAGGCTGACATGGGGTTCAGAGCTGGAATATATATGTACGGCGGCAAGCCGGTGAATCGCTATGTAGCAAATCATTTTAATCTTTCTTCGGCCGATATTAGTATCTATTTGTCGGCTTTTTAG
- a CDS encoding shikimate kinase yields the protein MKRIFLIGFMGAGKTSVGVCLSKNMGLTFVDLDHYIESRYLKSVQQLFTEKGEAGFREIEQKMLREVATFEDVIISTGGGTPCFFDNMEYMKAHGTTVYLKVSVPELTNRLELCKGTRPLLKDKNKEELMDYIRETLLKRKNNYEQADVVFEAEAMETDTDVLSIANALEKILHYGSDRR from the coding sequence ATGAAACGTATATTTCTTATCGGTTTTATGGGAGCGGGCAAAACGTCTGTAGGTGTGTGTCTTTCAAAAAATATGGGACTCACATTTGTTGACCTGGATCATTACATTGAAAGCAGATACCTAAAATCTGTTCAACAGCTTTTTACAGAAAAAGGTGAGGCCGGCTTCCGGGAAATTGAACAAAAGATGTTACGTGAGGTAGCCACCTTCGAAGATGTTATAATCTCTACCGGAGGAGGGACTCCCTGTTTTTTTGACAATATGGAATATATGAAAGCCCACGGAACGACCGTATATCTAAAGGTTTCGGTTCCGGAATTGACCAATCGGCTGGAATTGTGCAAAGGGACACGTCCGCTGCTTAAAGACAAGAATAAAGAAGAACTCATGGATTACATACGTGAAACATTGCTAAAAAGAAAAAACAATTATGAGCAGGCAGATGTTGTTTTTGAAGCAGAGGCAATGGAGACAGACACGGATGTACTCTCAATAGCTAATGCATTGGAAAAGATATTACACTATGGATCTGACAGGAGGTAG
- a CDS encoding ribonuclease H1 domain-containing protein, with amino-acid sequence MAKNKFYVVWKGLNPGVYDSWNACKMQVEGQDGAKYKSFETREEAYAAFEKDFKEFIKPASATRTMQKLPVLNGGRPILDSIAVDAACSGNPGLMEYRGVYTATKQELFRIGPYEQGTNNIGEFLALVHGLAFLKQKNSPLPIYSDSRNAIMWVQKKKCKTLLEREPRNEVIFNLIERAEKWLHENEYSTTILKWETSEWGEIPADFGRK; translated from the coding sequence ATGGCAAAAAATAAGTTCTACGTAGTTTGGAAAGGATTGAATCCCGGAGTGTATGATAGCTGGAATGCCTGTAAGATGCAGGTTGAAGGTCAGGATGGCGCTAAATACAAATCTTTCGAAACGAGAGAAGAGGCTTATGCTGCCTTTGAAAAAGATTTCAAGGAATTCATAAAACCGGCTTCTGCCACACGAACAATGCAGAAACTTCCTGTTTTAAATGGCGGCAGACCCATACTTGACAGCATTGCAGTAGATGCCGCGTGCAGTGGCAATCCCGGCTTGATGGAGTACAGAGGTGTATATACGGCAACCAAGCAAGAGCTATTTCGTATCGGCCCTTATGAACAGGGAACAAACAATATTGGAGAGTTCCTGGCTCTGGTGCACGGCCTTGCTTTTTTGAAACAAAAGAATAGCCCTCTTCCTATTTATTCAGACAGCAGAAATGCGATTATGTGGGTCCAAAAAAAGAAATGTAAAACATTATTGGAAAGAGAACCTCGAAATGAAGTTATCTTTAACCTGATTGAAAGAGCTGAGAAATGGCTTCATGAAAATGAATACTCAACGACCATCCTTAAATGGGAAACGTCGGAATGGGGAGAAATCCCAGCTGATTTTGGACGAAAATAG
- a CDS encoding glycosyltransferase produces MIKKTLVSVVIPVYNMEDYLEETVNSVLQSTYPNIEIILMDDGSSDKSPLIGKKLSEQHPSIFFYSQTNKGVAAARNHAISLAKGEYIFPLDSDDLIGPDFFESAVKVLDTQDDVKVVYSRMMFIGEKNSEWILPDFSLSLIARKNIIPVSALFRKSDWIKAGGYCETIIAREDWEFWISVLKDGGKVVKLPCIGLYYRIRPNSKRMTDRKLKKHVIETLNNRHADFFLKELNGPLRQYRSWSRMYNRMTNLFCKKSVAVNPYFKHLTTFLNSLPFQFDKMGTIIYKGRNELKMFAVDGDEYIVKSYKRPIWINRIIYGFLRASKAQRAYDNAFKLLKAGIKTPLPVAYIEYSQNWLFDKSYFVSKKSSCPFEYRDLFKQTFQNETSILKAIARTTAMLHENGFLHKDYSGGNILFKETDGEIQVEIIDLNRMSFGKINMRTGCKNFERLNGNEHIYTVLGEEYANVRGFDKEKCIRLILEATKKQNK; encoded by the coding sequence ATGATTAAAAAAACTTTAGTTTCGGTAGTGATTCCTGTCTATAATATGGAAGACTATCTGGAAGAAACGGTCAACTCTGTATTACAGTCGACCTATCCGAATATAGAAATTATATTGATGGACGATGGTTCGTCTGATAAGTCTCCCTTGATTGGCAAAAAATTATCGGAGCAGCACCCATCAATCTTTTTTTACAGCCAAACCAATAAAGGTGTGGCTGCAGCCCGCAACCATGCCATATCGCTTGCCAAGGGTGAATATATCTTTCCTTTGGATTCGGACGATTTGATTGGTCCTGATTTTTTTGAAAGTGCGGTAAAAGTGCTGGATACTCAAGATGATGTCAAAGTTGTATACTCGAGAATGATGTTTATTGGAGAGAAGAACAGCGAATGGATTTTACCAGACTTCTCCCTTTCCCTAATTGCAAGAAAAAACATTATTCCAGTCAGCGCCCTGTTCAGGAAAAGTGACTGGATAAAAGCCGGAGGATACTGTGAAACTATTATAGCCAGAGAAGATTGGGAATTCTGGATTTCAGTACTAAAAGACGGAGGAAAGGTTGTAAAATTACCTTGTATCGGATTATACTATCGAATCCGTCCAAATTCAAAACGGATGACTGATAGAAAACTAAAGAAGCACGTTATTGAAACATTAAATAATCGTCACGCCGATTTTTTCTTAAAAGAGCTAAACGGTCCGTTACGACAGTATCGTAGTTGGTCACGTATGTATAACAGGATGACCAATTTATTCTGTAAGAAGTCGGTCGCCGTGAATCCCTACTTCAAACACCTTACAACCTTCTTAAATTCATTGCCTTTTCAGTTCGATAAAATGGGAACTATCATATATAAAGGAAGAAATGAACTTAAAATGTTTGCTGTAGATGGTGATGAATATATTGTTAAGTCCTACAAAAGGCCGATATGGATAAACCGGATAATTTATGGATTTTTAAGGGCATCAAAAGCTCAAAGAGCCTATGACAATGCTTTTAAATTATTAAAAGCAGGCATTAAGACTCCTCTTCCGGTAGCTTATATAGAATACAGCCAAAATTGGTTGTTCGACAAAAGTTACTTTGTAAGTAAAAAATCATCGTGTCCGTTTGAATACCGCGACCTATTCAAGCAAACTTTCCAAAACGAGACAAGTATTCTGAAAGCTATTGCCCGGACCACTGCCATGCTGCATGAAAATGGTTTTTTGCACAAAGACTATTCGGGGGGTAATATATTATTTAAAGAAACGGACGGTGAAATTCAGGTGGAAATCATAGACCTGAACAGAATGTCTTTCGGAAAAATAAATATGAGAACAGGATGCAAAAACTTTGAACGTCTAAATGGGAATGAACACATCTACACTGTTTTAGGAGAAGAATATGCCAACGTGCGTGGATTCGACAAAGAAAAATGCATTCGGCTTATTCTTGAGGCGACAAAAAAACAGAACAAATAA
- a CDS encoding glycosyltransferase family 2 protein, whose translation MKKMNIITPVKDSIELTLQTIKAITASQLSVPFSYMVYNDFSTPENTELLKEASGTYGFTLVNIADITDHPSPNYLLILQMAQKEAIQENAALIIVESDVTVAPDTLQKLFDESVIRKDCGIAAAVTVDSQGAINYPYLYAKGKENSVFSTRKHVSFCCSLLKPDFLNKYSFEELNPEKSWHDVTISHKSLQLGFNNYLFTTLPVLHQPHSSRPWKQLKYTNPLKYYWIKWTKGYDKI comes from the coding sequence ATGAAAAAGATGAATATTATTACTCCTGTAAAGGACTCGATAGAGTTAACTTTGCAGACCATCAAGGCGATTACCGCCTCACAACTATCTGTTCCATTTTCGTACATGGTTTACAATGATTTCAGCACTCCGGAAAACACCGAATTACTTAAAGAAGCTTCCGGAACGTATGGCTTTACGCTTGTCAACATTGCAGATATTACGGATCATCCCTCTCCTAATTATCTTTTAATTTTGCAGATGGCGCAAAAAGAAGCCATTCAAGAAAACGCAGCACTTATTATTGTTGAATCGGATGTAACGGTCGCACCAGACACGCTTCAGAAGTTATTCGACGAGTCGGTCATCCGTAAGGATTGTGGTATTGCCGCAGCTGTAACGGTTGATAGCCAGGGAGCAATCAATTACCCTTATCTATATGCTAAAGGAAAAGAAAACAGCGTATTTTCTACTCGTAAACACGTAAGCTTCTGTTGTTCGCTTTTAAAACCCGATTTTCTTAACAAATATAGTTTTGAAGAACTAAACCCTGAAAAGTCCTGGCACGATGTTACGATTTCTCACAAATCGTTGCAGTTAGGCTTTAACAATTACCTGTTCACTACGTTGCCCGTTTTGCATCAACCCCATAGCAGCAGGCCCTGGAAACAGCTAAAATATACAAATCCGTTAAAATATTACTGGATTAAATGGACGAAAGGTTACGATAAAATTTGA
- the pdxB gene encoding 4-phosphoerythronate dehydrogenase PdxB has product MKIIADNTIPYLQGIAETFAEISYISPEEFTHDRIKNADALIIRSIDKCTQQILEGTSIKLITTATIGFDHIDTAYCDKAGIAWANAPGCNADSVAQYVLASLITLSIRNNIDLKNKTLGIVGVGHVGKAVERVCKAYGMNILRNDPPREEQEGSAGFVSLKTIAEESDIITFHVPYTVSGIHATKHLANEAFFAEVKKKPWFINTCRGAVHDTTALLRAKREGIVSELIIDCWENEPHIDLQLLDAASIATPHIAGFSADGKANGTRACLQTIGNFFRIPIEKIGEVVPPLPEEPVIDLDLFTSRRMEQAVLKTFCPETVDRMLRNAPHDFESLRNNYNHPREYKAYTLLNIKEEEIFLSDLLGFNR; this is encoded by the coding sequence ATGAAAATCATTGCAGACAATACAATTCCCTACCTGCAAGGAATTGCCGAAACTTTTGCGGAAATTAGTTATATTTCGCCTGAAGAGTTTACGCACGACAGAATAAAAAACGCCGATGCACTTATAATCCGCAGTATCGATAAATGTACACAACAGATTCTGGAGGGAACAAGTATAAAGCTTATAACGACTGCTACCATTGGTTTTGATCATATTGATACCGCATATTGCGATAAAGCAGGTATTGCCTGGGCCAATGCCCCCGGATGCAATGCGGATTCCGTTGCTCAATATGTGCTGGCATCTCTTATTACATTATCTATCCGCAATAATATAGATCTGAAAAATAAGACATTAGGAATTGTAGGAGTAGGGCATGTTGGAAAGGCTGTAGAACGGGTGTGTAAAGCCTATGGGATGAATATTCTGCGGAACGACCCTCCCCGTGAAGAGCAGGAGGGTTCAGCCGGTTTTGTTTCTCTTAAGACAATTGCCGAAGAAAGTGATATAATTACGTTTCATGTTCCTTACACTGTATCTGGCATTCATGCAACCAAGCATCTGGCAAACGAGGCGTTCTTTGCAGAAGTGAAGAAGAAGCCATGGTTTATTAACACCTGCAGGGGAGCAGTGCATGATACAACAGCTTTGCTAAGGGCAAAACGGGAAGGCATTGTATCCGAACTTATCATAGACTGTTGGGAAAACGAACCCCATATTGATTTACAGCTGTTGGACGCTGCTTCTATAGCCACGCCTCATATAGCCGGATTTTCGGCAGATGGAAAAGCTAACGGAACACGCGCCTGTCTTCAAACAATCGGTAATTTCTTTCGTATTCCCATTGAAAAGATTGGAGAAGTTGTTCCTCCTCTACCGGAAGAGCCGGTAATTGATCTTGATTTATTTACCTCCCGACGGATGGAACAGGCTGTGCTGAAAACCTTTTGTCCGGAAACAGTAGACCGGATGTTACGCAATGCTCCTCATGATTTTGAGTCGCTACGAAATAATTACAACCATCCAAGAGAGTACAAAGCCTATACATTATTAAATATAAAGGAAGAAGAGATCTTTCTGTCGGATCTGTTAGGGTTCAATCGGTAA